The following proteins are encoded in a genomic region of Zea mays cultivar B73 chromosome 9, Zm-B73-REFERENCE-NAM-5.0, whole genome shotgun sequence:
- the LOC103639310 gene encoding uncharacterized protein encodes MDAQFRRRFRMRRHVFERLVDVVQQVDPYFIQRPNCAGEIGLSALQKVVAAVRILAYGIPADAVDEYVRIGESTAHEALKHFCTAVQTAFAPYYLRAPNAEDIARLLQVGESRGFPGMLGSVDCMHWEWRNCGVLADTTQGSMEERNDFVNQRYNQLKDRNKYTQLQVDLIHHHWARHGAGVA; translated from the exons ATGGATGCTCAATTTCGTCGGAG GTTCCGCATGCGTCGCCATGTCTTTGAGCGCCTTGTTGATGTTGTGCAACAAGTGGATCCTTATTTTATTCAGCGTCCAAATTGTGCGGGTGAGATTGGTCTTTCTGCTctacagaaagttgttgctgctGTTCGAATCCTTGCTTACGGTATTCCGGCTGATGCCGTTGACGAATACGTACGCATTGGGGAATCTACTGCTCATGAGGCATTGAAACACTTTTGCACGGCCGTCCAAACCGCGTTTGCTCCGTATTATCTTCGTGCACCAAATGCAGAAGATATCGCACGCCTTCTCCAAGTTGGCGAGTCACGTGGGTTTCCTGGTATGCttggtagtgttgattgcatgcattgggagtggcgtaACTGCGGAGTGCTGGCAGACACAACTCAAGGTTCAATGGAAGAGCGCAACGACTTCGTCAATCAAAGGTACAACCAACTGAAAGACCGCAACAAATATACTCAGCTTCAGGTAGATCTGATACACCATCACTGGGCGCGACATGGAGCCGGAGTGGCATAG